In Pseudonocardia sp. C8, one genomic interval encodes:
- a CDS encoding class II aldolase/adducin family protein, translating to MNDHAAARESLCTWSRRMVQDGLVVGTSGNLSVRTGDLIAVTPSGVDYAAMAPDDVVLVDPVGAVVDGTRTPTSELPLHLAAHARHGTRAVVHTHSPAAVAVSLLRDEVPPVHYQIAMFGGAVRVADYAPFGSDALVRNTMAALGERTAVVMGNHGTLVLGEQLGAAYDAARQLEWLCDVWLRARAVGEPRLLSPEQISEALRRFAVQKEKVRATTPASR from the coding sequence ATGAACGATCACGCCGCCGCCCGCGAGTCCCTCTGCACCTGGTCGCGCCGCATGGTGCAGGACGGGCTGGTGGTCGGCACGTCCGGCAACCTCTCGGTCCGCACCGGCGACCTGATCGCCGTGACACCGTCCGGGGTGGACTACGCGGCGATGGCCCCCGACGACGTCGTGCTCGTCGACCCGGTCGGTGCGGTCGTCGACGGCACCCGGACGCCGACCAGCGAGCTGCCGCTGCACCTGGCCGCGCACGCCCGCCACGGCACCCGCGCGGTCGTCCACACCCACTCGCCGGCCGCCGTGGCGGTGTCCCTGCTCCGCGACGAGGTCCCGCCGGTGCACTACCAGATCGCCATGTTCGGCGGTGCGGTCCGGGTGGCCGACTACGCGCCGTTCGGCAGCGACGCGCTGGTGCGGAACACGATGGCCGCGCTGGGGGAGCGGACCGCGGTCGTGATGGGCAACCACGGCACGCTGGTGCTCGGCGAGCAGCTCGGGGCCGCCTACGACGCCGCGCGGCAGCTGGAGTGGCTGTGCGACGTGTGGCTGCGGGCCCGCGCCGTCGGCGAGCCGCGGCTGCTGTCGCCGGAGCAGATCAGCGAGGCGCTGCGGCGGTTCGCGGTGCAGAAGGAGAAGGTGCGGGCGACCACGCCCGCGTCTCGGTGA
- a CDS encoding FAD-binding dehydrogenase, with the protein MDADAVVVGAGLAGLVAAAEIADAGCSVVVLDQEPEQNLGGQAFWSLGGLFLVDSPEQRRTGISDSADLALSDWLGSAAFDRGVDDPSGADFWARQWATAYVDFAAGEKRAWLHAQGVRWLPVVGWAERGGHLADGHGNSVPRFHLTWGTGPGVLEPFLRRVRAHAGAGRITLRFRHRVDGLAVTGGAVTGVHGAVLAPDDAERGAPTNRDVVGEFTVNAPAVLVTSGGIGGDHDLVRAHWPQRLGTPPSHMVSGVPAHVDGRMLAITADAGGRIVNADRMWHYTEGVRNHSPIWADHGIRIIPGPSSLWLDATGRRLPAPNFPGFDTLGTLAALRATGYEHSWFLLTQKIIEKEFALSGSEQNPDVTGKDVRATLGRVRPGATAPVEAFTKRGADFVVADSLDELVAGMNRLTGGVPELDVEAIRRQVVARDRQLRNPFVKDLQIMAIHNARRTLGEKLARTAPPHRLLDPAAGPLIAVRLHVLTRKSLGGLQTDLSGRVLDDAGAPVPGLWAAGEVAGFGGGGVHGYRALEGTFLGGCLFSGRQAGRAIALAR; encoded by the coding sequence ATGGATGCCGATGCCGTCGTCGTCGGGGCCGGGCTCGCCGGTCTGGTCGCCGCCGCCGAGATCGCCGACGCCGGGTGCTCGGTGGTCGTGCTGGACCAGGAACCGGAGCAGAACCTCGGCGGGCAGGCCTTCTGGTCGCTCGGCGGGCTGTTCCTCGTCGACTCCCCCGAGCAGCGGCGCACCGGGATCAGCGACTCGGCCGACCTGGCGCTGTCGGACTGGCTGGGGTCGGCGGCGTTCGACCGGGGCGTCGACGACCCGTCCGGCGCGGACTTCTGGGCGCGCCAGTGGGCCACGGCCTACGTGGACTTCGCGGCCGGCGAGAAGCGGGCCTGGTTGCACGCCCAGGGTGTCCGGTGGCTGCCGGTCGTCGGGTGGGCCGAGCGCGGCGGGCACCTCGCCGACGGCCACGGCAACTCCGTGCCCCGCTTCCACCTCACCTGGGGCACCGGGCCCGGCGTGCTGGAGCCGTTCCTGCGCCGGGTCCGCGCGCACGCCGGGGCCGGCCGGATCACGCTGCGGTTCCGGCACCGGGTGGACGGGCTCGCCGTCACCGGCGGTGCCGTCACCGGCGTGCACGGCGCCGTCCTCGCCCCCGACGACGCCGAGCGGGGCGCCCCCACCAACCGGGACGTCGTCGGGGAGTTCACCGTGAACGCCCCGGCGGTGCTCGTGACCTCCGGCGGGATCGGCGGCGACCACGACCTGGTCCGCGCGCACTGGCCGCAGCGGCTGGGGACGCCGCCGTCGCACATGGTGTCCGGGGTGCCGGCCCACGTGGACGGGCGGATGCTCGCGATCACCGCGGACGCCGGCGGCCGGATCGTGAACGCCGACCGGATGTGGCACTACACCGAGGGCGTGCGCAACCACTCCCCGATCTGGGCCGACCACGGCATCCGGATCATTCCCGGGCCGTCGTCGCTGTGGCTGGACGCGACGGGGCGGCGGCTGCCGGCCCCGAACTTCCCCGGGTTCGACACCCTCGGCACCCTGGCGGCGCTGCGCGCCACCGGGTACGAGCACTCCTGGTTCCTGCTCACCCAGAAGATCATCGAGAAGGAGTTCGCGCTGTCCGGGTCCGAGCAGAACCCGGACGTCACCGGCAAGGACGTGCGGGCGACGCTCGGCCGGGTCCGGCCCGGTGCGACGGCGCCGGTGGAGGCGTTCACCAAGCGCGGCGCCGACTTCGTCGTCGCCGACAGTCTCGACGAGCTCGTCGCCGGGATGAACCGGCTGACCGGCGGCGTCCCCGAGCTCGACGTCGAGGCGATCCGCCGCCAGGTCGTCGCCCGGGACCGGCAGCTGCGGAACCCGTTCGTCAAGGACCTGCAGATCATGGCGATCCACAACGCCCGGCGGACGCTCGGGGAGAAGCTCGCGCGCACCGCACCGCCGCACCGGCTGCTTGACCCGGCGGCCGGGCCGCTCATCGCCGTCCGGCTGCACGTGCTGACCCGCAAGTCGCTCGGCGGGCTGCAGACCGACCTGTCCGGTCGGGTGCTGGACGACGCCGGCGCCCCCGTCCCCGGCCTGTGGGCCGCCGGGGAGGTGGCCGGGTTCGGCGGCGGCGGGGTGCACGGGTACCGGGCCCTGGAGGGGACGTTCCTCGGCGGCTGCCTGTTCTCCGGGCGGCAGGCCGGGCGGGCGATCGCGCTGGCGCGCTGA
- a CDS encoding alpha/beta fold hydrolase — translation MADTTRSVRPAWVDDELFPFESRFVDIAGHTVHYVDEGTGPTLLLLHGNPTWSFLWRDVIRALRDDFRCVALDLPGFGLSTPGPGYRHLPEEHADVVTGFVDAIGLDGATLVGQDWGGPIGLAAAQRRPGAFDRLVLANTWAWPVDGVLHFEAFSRILGGAPARFLVRRLNLLVHAFVPTGHRRRTPTATEMTHYHRALDTPGRRQASAVLPGRVLASRAFFAEVETGLADLAHLPTLIVWGAADIAFRRQERERLEAAFPDHTTVIVEGAGTYVESDAPEEFVAAFRDWVAAQRGDATRADGRDR, via the coding sequence ATGGCCGACACCACCAGGAGCGTGCGGCCCGCCTGGGTCGACGACGAGCTGTTCCCGTTCGAGAGCCGCTTCGTCGACATCGCCGGGCACACCGTGCACTACGTCGACGAGGGAACGGGTCCCACGCTGCTGCTCCTGCACGGCAACCCGACCTGGTCGTTCCTGTGGCGCGACGTGATCCGCGCGCTGCGCGACGACTTCCGGTGCGTCGCCCTCGACCTCCCGGGCTTCGGGCTGTCGACACCGGGGCCCGGATACCGCCACCTGCCCGAGGAGCACGCCGACGTGGTCACCGGGTTCGTCGACGCGATCGGCCTCGACGGGGCCACCCTGGTCGGGCAGGACTGGGGCGGCCCGATCGGCCTGGCCGCCGCGCAGCGCCGGCCCGGCGCCTTCGACCGGCTGGTGCTCGCCAACACCTGGGCCTGGCCGGTCGACGGCGTCCTGCACTTCGAGGCCTTCTCCCGCATCCTCGGCGGGGCCCCGGCCCGCTTCCTGGTCCGGAGGCTCAACCTCCTCGTCCACGCGTTCGTCCCCACCGGCCACCGTCGCCGGACACCCACCGCGACCGAGATGACCCACTACCACCGGGCGCTGGACACCCCCGGGCGACGCCAGGCCTCCGCCGTGCTCCCCGGCCGGGTCCTCGCCAGCCGGGCCTTCTTCGCCGAGGTCGAGACCGGCCTCGCCGACCTCGCCCACCTGCCGACGCTGATCGTGTGGGGTGCCGCCGACATCGCGTTCCGCCGGCAGGAGCGCGAGCGTCTGGAAGCGGCGTTCCCCGACCACACGACCGTGATCGTCGAGGGCGCCGGTACCTACGTGGAGTCCGACGCACCCGAGGAGTTCGTCGCGGCGTTCCGCGACTGGGTCGCGGCGCAGCGCGGGGACGCGACTCGTGCGGACGGGCGAGACCGGTAA
- a CDS encoding helix-turn-helix domain-containing protein, whose protein sequence is MRSYGQYCGLARSLEVVGDRWNLLIVRQLLLGPARYRDLLDGLPGIATNLLADRLRDLEASGVVERRPAGAGSVVEYALTPWGAELRRPIESLIRWSTPLMLRGPEGDSFRPEWLALAVPALLDARIQVRTPATVGLEIGGNPVQLRATPSGVTVGPYDGRALDATVRADPASVLGLAAGALALDDARALGLVEIDGDESVVRTVFAA, encoded by the coding sequence ATGCGTAGCTACGGCCAGTACTGCGGGCTCGCCCGGTCCCTCGAGGTCGTCGGCGACCGGTGGAACCTGCTCATCGTCCGCCAGCTCCTCCTCGGCCCCGCCCGCTACCGGGACCTGCTCGACGGCCTGCCCGGGATCGCGACCAACCTGCTCGCCGACCGGCTCCGTGACCTCGAGGCCTCGGGCGTCGTCGAGCGGCGACCGGCCGGCGCGGGCAGCGTGGTCGAGTACGCCCTCACGCCGTGGGGCGCCGAGCTTCGCCGGCCGATCGAGAGCCTGATCCGGTGGTCCACCCCGCTGATGCTCCGCGGCCCCGAGGGCGACTCCTTCCGCCCCGAGTGGCTCGCCCTCGCCGTCCCGGCCCTGCTCGACGCCCGGATCCAGGTCCGTACCCCGGCGACGGTCGGCCTCGAGATCGGCGGGAACCCCGTCCAGCTGCGCGCGACACCCTCCGGCGTCACGGTCGGCCCGTACGACGGCCGCGCGCTCGACGCCACCGTCCGTGCCGATCCCGCCAGCGTCCTCGGACTCGCCGCCGGCGCACTCGCACTCGACGACGCCCGCGCCCTCGGGCTGGTCGAGATCGACGGCGACGAGTCGGTCGTCCGCACCGTCTTCGCCGCCTGA
- a CDS encoding CBS domain-containing protein has product MVLRARDVMTERVVTVWADAPLSRARDRMAEARFSALPVVDRTFSLVGVISLVDILRHRDDPGATVGDAMTEQVVTVQATTAVSVVAHRMRVYGELRLVPVVHKGQLVGVITRSDLLRARRAGGLFRRAARRLGGAGITGPMPEAMVPRGAGRIGGRPVSSLRVSDVMTDGGLVAIPPGLALDEAAEVLLSYRFTAVPVVDDRDRLLGIVSEADLMSGSTDGGRRTRASTVDGVMTYDVEVLHPGDPLTAAEHLLAERGFRVVPVVDDDQVLVGVLSRSDLLP; this is encoded by the coding sequence ATGGTGCTGCGAGCGCGGGATGTCATGACCGAACGCGTCGTCACCGTGTGGGCCGACGCGCCGCTGTCCCGCGCCCGGGACCGGATGGCCGAGGCGCGCTTCTCCGCGCTCCCGGTCGTGGACCGGACGTTCTCCCTGGTCGGGGTCATCAGCCTGGTCGACATCCTGCGGCACCGCGACGACCCGGGCGCGACGGTCGGCGACGCGATGACCGAGCAGGTCGTGACGGTGCAGGCGACCACCGCCGTGTCGGTCGTCGCGCACCGGATGCGGGTCTACGGCGAGCTCCGGCTCGTCCCCGTGGTCCACAAGGGACAGCTCGTGGGCGTGATCACGCGCAGCGACCTGCTGCGTGCGCGCCGCGCGGGCGGGCTGTTCCGGCGGGCCGCCCGCCGCCTCGGCGGGGCCGGGATCACCGGGCCGATGCCGGAGGCGATGGTCCCGCGCGGCGCCGGCCGGATCGGCGGCCGGCCGGTCTCGTCGCTACGGGTGTCCGACGTGATGACCGACGGCGGGCTGGTCGCGATCCCGCCGGGCCTCGCCCTCGACGAGGCCGCCGAGGTCCTGCTGTCCTACCGGTTCACCGCCGTCCCGGTGGTGGACGACCGCGACCGGCTGCTCGGCATCGTGTCCGAGGCCGACCTGATGAGCGGGTCGACCGACGGCGGGCGCCGCACCCGGGCGAGCACGGTGGACGGCGTGATGACCTACGACGTCGAGGTGCTGCACCCGGGCGACCCGCTCACCGCCGCCGAGCACCTGCTGGCCGAGCGGGGTTTCCGGGTGGTCCCGGTCGTCGACGACGACCAGGTCCTGGTCGGCGTCCTCAGCCGGAGCGACCTGCTCCCGTGA
- a CDS encoding proline dehydrogenase family protein: MSVHPTHPAPALDDALVERAVERVRRWTAHTAIASARASDPTARLAALMHDPGGVDFTLWFVDRVARPADNRVAARELARLAGRHRVRADGAPALPAFVGGADRLLLRAGARLAPALPHVVVPAARARLRRLVGHLIVDAGGRPLARRLRAAEAAGHRLNLNLLGEAVLGEGEADRRLERTIALLRRPGVDHVSVKVSAVASQLVPWDLEGSRNRLVTRLLRLYRAARTAGVFVNLDMEEYKDLDLTVAVFTTLLSRPEFRDLPAGIALQAYLPDSVAALDELGEFAARRNGGAPIKVRLVKGANLAMEKVDAELHGWPQAPYPTKAEVDANYVRLLDRAIGGNRVAGGARADGGHALRLGVASHHLHHVALALEMAEARDARAQLDLEMLHGMAPEFARAVAGDLPASGPGSKLVLYTPVVHRGDFDTAVSYLVRRLEENASPEGYLYTLFTPDTGPSSYLDRFRTSVRDRDAVADTPRRTQDRTVDAPVGADGPLVPGEPGFRNEPDTDPALPANRAWARRAASAAGGTIAVPRIPVVTDPRDVDAAVHRAAGSGWRDLPAAERAATLRRAARALAAARGTLLAVMIGEGGKTVAEADPEISEAVDFAAYYAERAAELAGAPFTPDRVVAVTPPWNFPIAIPLGGCLAALAAGASVLLKPSPQVRACAEAGVTALHRGGIPADALQLLPTDEGDAGRRLVTHPGVDRVVLTGASDTAALFRSWRPELNLLAETSGKNALVITPAADPDLAVADLVRSAFGHAGQKCSAASLGILVGPAATGSATGRRLRRQLVDAVRTLRVGPGSDLSTTMGPLIDEPPAKLHRALTTLEPGERWLVRPRRLGERMWSPGVRAWVAPGSWFHRTECFGPVLGLMAARNLDEAIRWQNGTGFGLTGGIHSLDEDEIGHWLEHVEVGNAYVNRHITGAIVQRQSFGGWKGSVLGPGAKPGGPNYVAQFGTWHDDPAAPAGEGTSGRAADRVLAAASDLDTGDRERLRRAAASDAAAWRTEFGVEHDPTGLAAESDVFRYRPLPSLVLWAGEGTTRVDVLRVLLAAATAGVPVRLHGPGVPDGPLPGGVHGGPVLDPEPAVRIRALGTVPGGLRAAAAAAGASILDAAVLVDGRRELLTVLREQAVSRTRHRFGHLDPR, from the coding sequence GTGAGCGTGCATCCCACCCATCCCGCTCCGGCCCTCGACGACGCCCTCGTCGAGCGGGCCGTCGAGCGCGTGCGCCGCTGGACCGCCCACACGGCGATCGCCTCGGCCCGCGCGTCGGACCCGACCGCCCGGCTGGCGGCGCTGATGCACGACCCCGGTGGCGTCGACTTCACGCTGTGGTTCGTCGACCGGGTCGCCCGGCCGGCCGACAACCGGGTGGCCGCCCGGGAGCTGGCCCGGCTCGCGGGCCGCCACCGCGTGCGCGCGGACGGCGCCCCGGCGCTGCCGGCGTTCGTCGGCGGGGCCGACCGGCTGCTGCTGCGGGCCGGCGCGCGGCTCGCCCCGGCACTGCCGCACGTCGTGGTCCCGGCCGCGCGGGCCCGGCTGCGCCGCCTGGTCGGTCACCTGATCGTCGACGCGGGCGGCCGCCCGCTCGCCCGCCGCCTCCGGGCCGCCGAGGCCGCCGGGCACCGGCTCAACCTCAACCTGCTCGGCGAGGCGGTGCTGGGCGAGGGGGAGGCCGACCGCAGGCTCGAACGGACGATCGCGCTGCTGCGCCGGCCGGGGGTCGACCACGTGTCGGTGAAGGTGTCGGCGGTGGCGTCGCAGCTCGTGCCGTGGGACCTGGAGGGCAGCCGGAACCGGCTGGTCACCCGGCTGCTGCGGCTCTACCGCGCGGCCCGCACCGCGGGCGTGTTCGTGAACCTCGACATGGAGGAGTACAAGGATCTCGACCTGACGGTCGCGGTGTTCACCACGCTGCTGTCCCGGCCGGAGTTCCGGGACCTGCCCGCCGGGATCGCGCTGCAGGCCTACCTGCCGGACTCGGTCGCCGCGCTGGACGAGCTCGGCGAGTTCGCCGCCCGCCGGAACGGCGGCGCACCGATCAAGGTGCGGCTGGTCAAGGGCGCCAACCTGGCCATGGAGAAGGTGGACGCCGAGCTCCACGGCTGGCCGCAGGCCCCGTACCCGACGAAGGCCGAGGTCGACGCCAACTACGTCCGGCTCCTCGACCGGGCGATCGGCGGAAACCGGGTCGCCGGGGGCGCCCGGGCGGACGGCGGCCACGCGCTGCGGCTGGGCGTCGCCTCGCACCACCTGCACCACGTGGCACTCGCCCTGGAGATGGCCGAGGCCCGGGACGCCCGCGCCCAGCTCGACCTGGAGATGCTGCACGGCATGGCACCGGAGTTCGCCCGCGCGGTCGCCGGGGACCTGCCGGCGTCCGGACCGGGGTCGAAGCTCGTGCTCTACACCCCGGTCGTGCACCGCGGCGACTTCGACACCGCGGTGTCCTACCTGGTCCGGCGGCTGGAGGAGAACGCGTCGCCGGAGGGCTACCTGTACACGCTGTTCACACCGGACACCGGACCGTCGTCCTACCTGGACCGGTTCCGGACATCGGTCCGGGACCGGGACGCCGTCGCCGACACCCCGCGCCGCACCCAGGACCGCACGGTGGACGCGCCGGTCGGCGCGGACGGCCCGCTCGTGCCGGGCGAGCCGGGGTTCCGCAACGAGCCCGACACCGACCCGGCGCTGCCGGCGAACCGGGCGTGGGCCCGCCGGGCAGCGTCGGCGGCCGGCGGCACGATCGCCGTCCCGCGCATCCCGGTGGTCACCGACCCGCGCGACGTCGACGCCGCCGTCCACCGGGCGGCCGGGTCCGGCTGGCGGGACCTGCCGGCCGCCGAGCGGGCGGCCACGCTCCGCCGGGCCGCCCGGGCCCTCGCGGCCGCACGGGGGACCCTGCTCGCGGTGATGATCGGGGAGGGCGGCAAGACGGTCGCCGAAGCCGACCCGGAGATCTCCGAGGCCGTCGACTTCGCCGCGTACTACGCCGAACGCGCCGCCGAGCTGGCCGGTGCCCCGTTCACCCCGGACCGGGTCGTGGCCGTGACGCCGCCGTGGAACTTCCCGATCGCGATCCCGCTCGGCGGCTGCCTCGCCGCGCTCGCGGCCGGCGCGTCCGTGCTGCTCAAGCCGTCCCCGCAGGTGCGGGCGTGCGCCGAGGCCGGGGTCACCGCGCTGCACCGCGGCGGGATCCCGGCCGACGCGCTGCAGCTGCTGCCCACCGACGAGGGCGACGCCGGGCGGCGGCTGGTCACCCACCCCGGCGTCGACCGGGTGGTGCTCACCGGGGCGTCCGACACGGCGGCGCTGTTCCGGTCCTGGCGGCCCGAGCTGAACCTGCTCGCGGAGACCAGCGGCAAGAACGCGCTGGTCATCACCCCGGCGGCGGATCCCGACCTGGCCGTCGCCGACCTCGTCCGGTCCGCGTTCGGGCACGCCGGACAGAAGTGCTCGGCGGCCTCGCTGGGGATCCTGGTCGGGCCGGCGGCGACCGGGTCGGCGACCGGGCGGCGGCTGCGCCGGCAGCTGGTCGACGCCGTCCGGACCCTGCGGGTCGGGCCCGGATCGGACCTGTCGACGACGATGGGCCCGCTCATCGACGAACCCCCGGCGAAGCTGCACCGGGCGTTGACCACCCTCGAGCCGGGCGAGCGCTGGCTGGTGCGGCCGCGGCGGCTCGGGGAGCGGATGTGGAGCCCGGGGGTGCGGGCCTGGGTGGCGCCGGGCAGCTGGTTCCACCGCACCGAGTGCTTCGGCCCGGTGCTCGGCCTGATGGCCGCCCGGAACCTCGACGAGGCGATCCGCTGGCAGAACGGAACCGGGTTCGGCCTCACCGGCGGCATCCACTCGCTCGACGAGGACGAGATCGGGCACTGGCTGGAGCACGTCGAGGTCGGCAACGCCTACGTCAACCGGCACATCACGGGCGCGATCGTGCAGCGGCAGTCGTTCGGGGGCTGGAAGGGCTCGGTGCTCGGCCCCGGCGCCAAACCGGGCGGGCCGAACTACGTCGCCCAGTTCGGGACCTGGCACGACGACCCGGCCGCACCCGCCGGGGAGGGGACCTCCGGCCGGGCCGCCGACCGGGTCCTCGCCGCCGCGTCCGACCTGGACACCGGCGACCGGGAGCGGCTGCGCCGCGCGGCCGCCTCCGACGCGGCCGCCTGGCGCACGGAGTTCGGGGTCGAGCACGACCCGACCGGGCTCGCCGCCGAGTCCGACGTGTTCCGCTACCGGCCGCTGCCCTCGCTCGTGCTGTGGGCGGGTGAGGGCACGACCCGGGTGGACGTCCTGCGGGTGCTGCTCGCCGCGGCGACGGCCGGGGTCCCAGTACGGCTGCACGGCCCCGGCGTCCCGGACGGCCCGCTGCCCGGCGGGGTCCACGGCGGCCCGGTCCTGGACCCGGAACCCGCGGTGCGGATCCGCGCGCTCGGCACGGTCCCCGGCGGACTGCGGGCGGCGGCCGCCGCGGCCGGGGCGTCCATCCTGGACGCGGCCGTCCTCGTCGACGGCCGGCGGGAGCTGCTGACCGTGCTGCGCGAGCAGGCGGTCAGCCGGACCCGGCACCGGTTCGGCCACCTCGACCCCCGGTGA
- a CDS encoding DUF4190 domain-containing protein, with the protein MSSPPPYPGNPQDPHAQGGHPEQPTHRYGYPDRPPAHDPGVAAYGGPPPRPRNGVGTTALVLGILGILTCWLLIGALFGLIAVALGIIGIARVSKGIATNRGVAISGLVLGVLSVLATVALVVFAWGVFSSVGGLDFIDCVQRSGGDQAAVQQCQTGFQERLQQESEQLGG; encoded by the coding sequence GTGAGCAGCCCACCGCCGTACCCGGGGAACCCGCAGGACCCGCACGCGCAAGGAGGTCACCCGGAGCAGCCCACCCACCGGTACGGCTACCCCGACCGGCCGCCCGCCCACGACCCGGGCGTCGCCGCCTACGGCGGGCCGCCACCCCGGCCGCGGAACGGCGTCGGGACCACCGCCCTGGTGCTCGGCATCCTGGGCATCCTCACCTGCTGGCTGCTGATCGGCGCGCTGTTCGGGCTGATCGCGGTCGCGCTCGGCATCATCGGCATCGCGCGGGTGTCGAAGGGCATTGCCACCAACCGGGGCGTGGCGATCAGCGGGCTGGTCCTCGGCGTGCTGAGCGTGCTCGCGACGGTCGCGCTCGTGGTGTTCGCCTGGGGGGTGTTCAGCAGCGTCGGGGGCCTCGATTTCATCGACTGCGTGCAGCGCTCGGGCGGGGACCAGGCCGCGGTCCAGCAGTGCCAGACCGGGTTCCAGGAGCGGCTGCAGCAGGAGAGCGAGCAGCTCGGCGGCTGA